One region of Streptomyces davaonensis JCM 4913 genomic DNA includes:
- a CDS encoding DUF317 domain-containing protein has protein sequence MYWVTPRHLAGDDAVLAERIGATLTDLGWRMWPTSRNSLLYVSPDGLRGAEWILAAYPFELGGLPVAWQMSARPYPASALTEWNAYFTAGVPHEALTDFLLALDASETPYVGLENAEAVLTELGARGWLRDMDRPHTTATDPGFSTNVSLEVLPPLIHDADPRDDLLGWQAWAEPVLGAPYLWCASFSASAPHELVAAFASSLAAPGPVPRRTLPVGAEDRLTVVRRG, from the coding sequence ATGTACTGGGTCACCCCGCGCCACCTCGCTGGTGACGACGCCGTCCTCGCCGAGCGGATCGGCGCCACCCTGACCGACCTTGGCTGGCGCATGTGGCCGACGTCCCGCAATTCCCTGCTCTATGTGAGCCCCGACGGCCTGCGCGGCGCCGAGTGGATTCTTGCCGCCTATCCGTTCGAATTGGGCGGCCTCCCGGTGGCCTGGCAGATGTCGGCCCGCCCGTACCCTGCCTCGGCCCTGACCGAGTGGAACGCCTACTTCACCGCTGGCGTACCGCACGAGGCGCTCACCGACTTCCTGCTCGCGCTCGACGCCAGCGAGACCCCCTACGTCGGGCTCGAGAACGCCGAGGCGGTACTGACCGAGCTCGGCGCCCGGGGCTGGCTGCGGGACATGGACCGCCCGCATACGACCGCCACCGACCCGGGCTTCTCCACGAACGTCTCGCTGGAGGTGCTGCCGCCGCTCATCCACGATGCCGACCCCCGCGATGACCTTCTGGGGTGGCAGGCGTGGGCGGAGCCCGTGCTCGGGGCGCCGTACTTGTGGTGTGCGAGTTTCAGCGCGAGCGCACCGCACGAGCTGGTAGCAGCCTTCGCCTCCTCGCTCGCCGCACCCGGCCCGGTGCCGCGTCGCACGCTGCCCGTGGGCGCGGAGGACCGTCTCACCGTCGTCCGTCGTGGCTGA